From a region of the Sesamum indicum cultivar Zhongzhi No. 13 linkage group LG3, S_indicum_v1.0, whole genome shotgun sequence genome:
- the LOC110011761 gene encoding uncharacterized protein LOC110011761, whose amino-acid sequence MSAAAAVITVADALLVSVPFYNSRRCTKESHCLSAAAAAALLCCSASVAAAFCSRQPPPAAASSILKQHSVCCSAARLHWLQITAATAAVSLLLLLLCPFAAVVRCPAVVSLLLHIVVSVLLLPQVFSCFFAAAAASAFLQLLLVSLLLLLCCFFAAITAVLLLLLLCFAAAALLLCFAAAALLLCFAAVALLRCYCCCLLLLLLCCSSTLQLGFVAAAVGVNHGTVTAAAFRCNDLAFTAAMPLVVVAAASNFRGHLCKDDSPHFRNSW is encoded by the exons ATGTCTGCAGCTGCTGCTGTTATTACTGTTGCTGATGCC ttGCTTGTCTCAGTTCCTTTCTACAACAGCAGACGGTGCACGAAGGAGTCCCACTGCCtctctgctgctgctgctgctgcccTTCTCTGCTGCAGCGCTTCTGTCGCTGCTGCTTTTTGCTCCAGACAACCACCTCCTGCTGCTGCAAGTTCCATTCTGAAGCAGCACTCTGTTTGCTGCTCTGCTGCAAGGCTTCATTGGCTGCAGATTACTGCTGCTACTGCTGCTGTTTCTTTGCTGCTATTGCTGCT CTGTCCATTTGCTGCTGTTGTTCGCTGCCCTGCTGTTGTTTCCTTGTTGCTGCACATTGTTGTTTCTGTGCTGCTGCTGCCGCAAGTCTTTTCCTGCTTCTTTGCTGCCGCTGCGGCAAGTGCTTTCCTGCAGCTGCTACTTGTCTCACTGCTGCTGTTGCTGTGCTGTTTCTTTGCTGCTATTACTGCTGTTTTGCTGCTACTGCTGCTGTGCTTCGCTGCTGCTGCTTTGCTGCTGTGCTTCGCTGCTGCTGCTTTGCTGCTGTGCTTCGCCGCTGTTGCTTTGCTGCGCTGCTACTGCTGCTGTCTTTTGTTGCTGTTGCTGTGCTGTTCATCCACACTGCAGCTGGGCTTTGTGGCAGCAGCTGTTGGTGTG AACCATGGCACTGTGACAGCAGCTGCTTTTCGCTGCAATGACCTTGCTTTTACTGCTGCCATGCCACTTGTTGTTGTGGCTGCAGCAAGCAACTTCAGGGGGCATTTATGCAAAGATGATTCACCTCACTTCAGGAATTCATGGTAA